The sequence GTCCAAGCATACCATATCCTTCTCCTAGTCCATCACCTATAATCAACAAATACAGCATTTATAAGTTGACAAGAACACTGTTATTACAATCAGAAAAACCAGACACTCAAACACATCTTATGACACAACATTGCTTAGGGGGAGTTTGAACGTGCACTAATAGAAATTGATATGTCCAATAATTGCGAGAGGTAGTTTGAATAATCAGATACTTTGATCAGCTGCGGTTAATGAACAATTTCAGACAATCAAAAGGCATTATTAACGTAGTGAAAGTGATTGTTTGAAAGATATTAAGATCACTTATTCATCCCTCTTTTTACCATCACTTCCATTATTagcaataattaataacaataataataataataatattaaatttgaaTAATGGAATGTATAGTGTGAAAATTTCTTAGGCCACTAAAGTAACAGATTGGTATGCTACAATTTTGAGAGTTTTTCTTTTTTTCTCTTATCAATATAAAAAGGAATCTTTTTTGTTCATTCTATGTATTGTTTTGTAATAATGTTTATTTTCAAAACATTAACACATGATATTCTAATCATTACAGCTTTAAACAACCAAATCAGATCAAGCCACTATCCCCTGCAGCACGTTATATACGTTTTACTTGTGTACCAATTGTGAAATTGTATTCAATATCACATTTCATTTCATTTACCCATGTATAAGCTGGTTTATATTCCAGGTACAAAGTTAAATCAAGTAATAGCAGTAAACCAACTAAGCATGTGATGGTGAACCCTAAACACTAAATACATATAGACCAAGGAATCACCCAACATATAAAATAAGGAACCTTGATCCTTAAGTTAACCAACTTTTCAGATAAGAAAATAAATAACTAACCTAGTGAACTTTCTTCAGGTATTCCAAACTGCATTCTGTTCGCCAGTTTACGCATGTCCGTAATAGCATACCTGATAAACAAAATGACAATAcattaataacaaaaaaaaaaaaaaaaaaaagatatgtctttccaaaaaaaaaaaaaaaaactttttaccTCTCCTTCATCTTCCGAAGACGTCGGCCACCTCTTTTCTTCTTAGGTTCGGAATCAGGAACGGGGAGTGGTTTAGGTTGCTTTGCAGGGGGTGGCTCTTGCCACTTTTCAATCTTCTTACGAATTTCTTCACGATATGTTCTTCCTGTACTCCCCGATGGATCACCTCTTATCGAATCTACACGCGCTGCAAGAGTTGATTTTGCAGACAAAAGCCGACACGCACGCATCTTTAAACCAGGAGGCGTAGTCTGAAAAACTTCCGTTTGCTCAATGTAACCAACATGTTTCTGAGACGTTGAGGAAAACCCAGCATTAATTTTCTTCTTGGTACCTAAAACTTGAACATTACAAGCTGGCATCTTTGCTAGTGACGCTAAACCGCCAGCTGTCCCCATCAGTTTTGCAGCAACTGCACTCCCAACAATGGCTGAAAGATTCGGTGCAATGTACCCCATTCTACTTTCAACAAATTCAAGAACTTTCTTCTTTGATTCATCAAGCATAAGAGCTCGATCACATCCTTCAATGGTCTTTGCAAGAACATCTTCAGGTAGTGGTTTACCACTGGTAGTTGATGCTGTAACAGATATAACCATAATAATAGCTGATGGTAACAGCCCTTCAAGGTCTACAAGGGTTAAGTCGACTTCATTACCAATCTTCTTGACCACACGTGCATAATCAATTGGGTGGTGCACAAGAGACTCAAGTTCAGGAAACTTAAGACGGTATTTATCACGAATGAAAGTATGGATAATAATAATCTCGTTTTCTATGTCAACCGACAAAGCATTACACTCCACAATTAGCTGGTACTCTGGATCATCTTCCAAAGTTATGCTTTGGCTTGACACATCTGAACCCTTATCAAGAGCATTCTCAACTTTCTTCATAATATCAATATATCTCTGCGTTTTGTGTAACTTTGAGACGCTGTCTAGATCATCGTAATTCATACCTTCTATATCAGGCAAATCTCCACTAACATCCTCTTCCATGTGCTCAGCATCCCCATTGTCCTCGTCCAAGTTTTCGTTATCATTGTCGGAAAGATCCTCAAGATCTGCTAGAAACGAATCTTCGAGATTTGCCTGAAAAGATGAACAAAACATACTTGCGGTTATATAAAGGCCAAACAGCAAACAGATTATAAAGCTGTAACACtcttaaccctaaccctaatttggAGTAATACAGCAAAAGGACTCATTCATAAACGTAATTGTATAGGCTCAAGGATCGTAACTATAAGAGTAAATAACAAGTCTAAACCACAAACCTTTCAGATTAGCTAGACTATTTAGGTTTTAGCTaaggttaatcacaatttcaattagaaaaaaaaaaattagggtttcaatGACCAGGTGTTTAATTAACGCTAACTAATAACACCGTTAAATATCAGAGTTGATAACTCACCATGACTATTGCAGAATTCAAAGGATTGAAGAGCAATTGACGTAGTAACGGACGTGAATCGTCCCGGCGATGCGAATTGACGGCAATTAAAAATTTTGAGAGAACGGCGAATAAATACCTTTATGATTTTTCTAGCTGTTGATTATGTTTTTATATACGGTAAGTAACTTAAATTTGATAACTTCGATCTTAAGTTTTAAGAAATGCTATATAGGGCTTTAATGTTGTGGATTTTTCAAATTGGCACATAAGTTTTATATGGTAACAATATTTATGCTTGTTTTTTTTTTTCCAAATTGGATTAACTACCGTTAATCCAAAGATGTTGGACACGTAAAGTCGTGTATCGCGTAGCAGAGAATAAATGTCAAAACAACGGAGCCcttcgtcttttttttttttttttttttaacatgagAGACTAAATCACCTACGCGTTCATCCAGGGGCGGTACTTAGTGGAACTCAAAGGGGGTATCCGTCCAACTTGCATTTTACGGAACAAAAAGtgttacactaaaaaaaaaaaatttacaaaaaaataagtttttttagtgtttacccctgcTGACAATGAGAAATctattaaatttttacaccgccccgtctgtatccgagttcaagttccgccactgcgttcatctcccgcagttgcataatCCGCCCAAGTGTTGCTCAGGAGAAAACCCGACCCATtccgagggcatgggcggtaaaacccccctcccccaaTGCCCCAACAAGCGATATGCGAAAGGCACCCTTAGATAGAATTCAAGGGTTAATGGGCAACTTTGTATGCAATGTTGCACTCAcgagagtcgaactcctgacctctcgctaaatACTACCACGATAACACAAGGTTTGAGAGCCCTTGGTATATACCTTTATGGCACGTACTCATGGTAAAAACATTGTTTTACtagtcattttattaaaattaaattaatgtTTCATCTACTGGTATTGTTTGTAAGATTTAGGATTTATATATATTGACCCAAAACAACCCAACGTTGTGTTCCTAAAACCTCCATCGTGACATCTGTGTAAGCACCGTTTGAAACGAGCTTATACGACTCGATTTTGAACTTAATGGAGCTCGAAGTTGAGCTTAAACGGTCTCGAGTTCAAGCTTAATCAACTTCGAGATTGAATTAAAATATGATCATTAAACTTAAACGAACATTAATTTCGAGTTCGAACATAGATAAAGTATTAAAGTTCAAAAATGAACATAATATGAAAATTTAATTAAATTCGAACAAAGTTTGGTTCGTTAACAGCCCTACTTGTGTTAATAGGACATGTTTGACGTTGGCATTCATGTTCAACTTAAAGTGATGCACGTTATGACAAGCTTATTATAAGCAACACAAATATGACATGATTAATGTAAAATCACAATAAATTCACATGATGGGACTTAGAAATCAACTCTATAAGACATAGGTCTAAACAGGTAAAATGATACTTTAACAAGTAAATGGGTCGCCCGCTTTGCTGGGTCTAGGAAACCCGATGGCCCTAGGAAATGGGttgtaaaaatagaaaaataaataaaGGGGTGATGGGAGTCGAACCCACGACCATGCGGCAAGAATGGCAAGTGCCAAACCATCCGGCCATTCATCCGCCTGCGTATTGTTAGGAATACGATAAGTatttattatttttgaaaaacGTTGGGGTTTGTGGCGAACACTGTTCACAATTTTTttccaaatgatatatatatatatatatatatatatatatatatatatatatatatatatatatatatatatatatatatatatatatactaggttttagagcccgtgcgttgcacgggtgtgtaaaaaatagTGCAAAAACTGTAATAGATTATATCATTCAAGTTTGTAGATAGTGGAAGTAAATAAAACGTTAGAGCTCATGCGTTGCACGGGTGGGTAAATAATTGTgtaaaattaattgatttttttaaACAATTATTCTTTTGAATTTAAGAGCCCGTAATGTTTATAATTTttgaaagttcttttgagtttaagagtctaTGACAAACAAATTTGAAAAGTTCTTTTGAGCCACTGGTTTTGGATGACAATTAatctaattataattacaatttaataattattattattattattattattattattataataatctctactatatataataacaaacatAAAAATAGGTCATCTAAATCTCTAACAATTAATCCTATCCATTCATTCATAAATCATCACTAGATCTGAACCATAAAAAATCATATAATGATTATGATCTCATAATCTTAAAGATTAGAAATAATGAGACTAAAATACCCTCCTAATTAGAAAAATTACGAGATAAAACAAAGAAAATAGGGGATCTTTACAGTTTCATTCATTCACCTTATTTTCTCTCTAAAAAAACCCTAACTTACTCTCTCAAATCTTAGACCACAATCAAATTCAACTCTAAAGATTCGTCACTAATTTCAATCCATTTGAATGTTTAACATGAAAATCAATCGGTTCATGATGTAGATCAAATAATCGTCAAATCCACTAAGCTGTTGATTTTCAACGGTACCGTGTATGCATCGGAGATGAAGCTGTAAATAAATTATGTAAGGGTATCATCGAAGATCGCCCTGTAAATCAATACATAAAAATCGTGTTATCATTGTAAGTTATCATTAAACCCAAAATTTGTTTTCATGGATTATTATATTGTTTtcatggattatatatatatatatatatatatatatatatatatatatatatatatatatatatatatatatatatatatatatatatatatatatatataaagttatgctTAAGGTGATATGTTTGTAGTTACAAAAATTATAAAGTTTGTTTTGCACACAAGGTGTTTGTGGTTATGTCTCATTGAATTGATATGAATTATATTGTCATAGGGTATTGCATCAATTGAATATTTGATCATACTGATGTGTTTATTTTTTGCTGGATATAAGCAATTACTTATGTTAAAAAAATTTCATTATGTGTATACGATTGTCATTACAAAATTAGTCACTTATCATTTTAATTGTTTCATCCTGCAAGTAAATTAACAATGACACGAAACAATTTTTTATCAGTTGTGAAACTGATGCGATCAGGGAGAAGTTGAAAGCAAAGTAAGCGATACTTTTAGCTAGCATTCTTTTCATTTATCTATACACCGAACAATGTAGTATGTGAACCAGTTGAAATTGCTCAGTTTATTAGTGAAACAACGAAAAATGAGCTTCGCAATAAGGTTTCCCTTCTGATAGATGGAAAGTGTTTGATGTATCCATTAATCTAAATAAATTCTAACACGTTTTAAAGAGGGTGTACCAGAAATGGTATTCGAGCGTGCGATGTACGTATGTAGCAGAAGACGGTATTAAATAGTGATGACGGGAATGATCGTAAGTCAGATTATTGTTTATTAGTCTTTCAATTGCTAAGTTTAATTTCAATTCAACAATATGTAAAGTGTTTTGTCATTAAGCAATCTCGATTACATTAGGGTTTTGAAGAACAAAAGTCTTCTGAACAGGGATTGTTAGGTGATCACAACAATTCGTGAAATACATTTCAATGAATAATTAACCAGACGAAAGTATACATCGAACCTGCTAATGGTCCTTTTTGGTACAGCTTATGTAGTTATTAATTTGTTATGTTTTATGTTTAATTTCAACAATCAAACTAATTGTAATGTGTTGTCTGGCTTTGCAATATCGATTCCAATCAATAATTAGGAAGGGAGGATAACAAATGATTAAATATGTATGTAGGGATGTATATCGGACCGCGCTGAAATGATGGACATTGTGTTGAAGAAGGGCTCTTGGTATAGCTATCGAGATCAAAGGGTTTTTTTATTTACTTATAGTTTAGGAAATGGTACAATTATGTCGAATACGACACGAATATGTAGTGTATGTTATTTTTAAGTattaaatgggtcaaaatggtcatCTCTTCTTATTTGCATAGTATGATGCTGGATCTAATATGTATGCATGGATGTATAGTAGATTGCGCTGAATTAATGGGCATTGTGTTGAATAAGGGCTCTTGATATAGCTATCGAGATCAAAGTTTATTTTTTACCCATGGTTTAAGCAAGATTACAATTATGTTGAATACAACACGAATATGTCAGTGTGTGATTTTTAAGAATTAAATGGGTAAAAACTGTCATCTTTTTATATTTTCATAGCCTGATGCCCTGATCTAATATGTATGCATGGATGTATATTCGACCGCGCTGAAGTGATTGGATATGGTGTTGAAGAAGGGCTCTTGGTATAGCTATCGAAATCAAAGGTTTGTTTTTTTACTCATGGTTTAGGCAAGGGTACAATTTGATAATGAATGACGCTTATAATTCAATCGTTAAAAGTATGCAACAATAGCTCAAAAATTGACACTTTTAACCTTTGAAGGCATGCTCTAACAGCTGGATAGTTTATGGGTAGTTGATGGCTCTTCAAATATCATGGATATCATCTTTTAGCTAATTGTTTTTGGATTAATTTTGTATGTTCACCTATTTTTTCTGATGTAATTGTAATGCTTCACGCATCTATGAATCATGAGTGACATCTCGTGACAACTCTCTAATTATGAATAGACAAGATTATAATCTAAACCCACATATAACAGTTGAATATCAACTTCTAATGAAGGCTATGGTGGCTCTCTGTTGAAGGGAAGTAACAACTATGCTATAGACTACAAGTTAGTCTCTAATAAATCTAACCATTATTTTATCTTGAAGTTCTCTTTCAAATATCTGATATATCATATGAAATGCATGAATTCTTTATGTTAGAAGGCAATTTATTTTTTGCAACATGCGGACATAGTTATATCTGAACCCTTCAGATGGTTACCCATTTTGTACATTTACTCTTTTTTTACATAATCATCTTACTTATTGTGTTTATGTGGTGAAGGAATATTTAGACAAGTCCAGAGGGTTTGCATCCTTGACTGTGTGTCCTCTTCAACTCAGGTTATCATGTACTTCATGTATTTTTCACTTATTAATGATTGACAGTTTGGAGCTCAGGTTACCTGCATATTTGTTACTTGTGGCATATAACCCGTCTACGCATTTGACTAAGTGGGTGTTTAAATGTGCTGAGGATTAACTCAAGATTATACGTTTTGTCTTCATGTCAAATTGATTATATGACTGAGATTCTTAGGTTAACAAAATCTCAATTGTATACTTGGTTTTGCTCTCATGGATCACTCCATTTATATGTGTGATCTGATTATGGTTAGTAACTAACATGTATTTGTTTATTAATTAGGAAAAGTGGAGCCTATTGGGGGGTGAATTTGGTCTGAATAATGAGAATCAAAATGGATATTCTTATATTCCGAAGAAAGTATACTAGTGATCCACACCAGCAACTGTTGAGGTTTTTAAGTCTTGAAAAGTTCTGCAAAGATGCTCTTGAGTGTCTTCTATGAAGAAAAGGAAAGGCCAATAGATAACCTTTGACCCCAGTTTTTAGCAAAATCAGTTAACAAATATGTTACATAGTTTCGAAATCAATTATCcacatatgtgatgacccggaaaatttcgactaatttaaaccaattctctatacgatttattattttggcacgttaaacaaagtctgttagattgagtctcaaaattttagaactgttcatatatacaattacctttgactactctcgacgattcatgaacaattatatgtatgtatatatgtatatgtacaagtaaaaacaactttcctacagtaaaacactatttgctacagtgaaatcgtactttgctacagtgctacagtaaaattgactttgctacagtgaattgctacagtaaaattgactttgctacagtgaattgctacagtagcactatttgatgtcgacgaactagaaacaaaacgccatgcgatcgcatggcaaaaacactgaaaactcatgcgatcgcatgagctacagtaaatgaaaaagtattataaatacgccagtttgttcgacgagttactcaccccaatttcttttcttacttctgtaaacgataagatatttat comes from Rutidosis leptorrhynchoides isolate AG116_Rl617_1_P2 chromosome 4, CSIRO_AGI_Rlap_v1, whole genome shotgun sequence and encodes:
- the LOC139844675 gene encoding U4/U6 small nuclear ribonucleoprotein Prp31 homolog yields the protein MANLEDSFLADLEDLSDNDNENLDEDNGDAEHMEEDVSGDLPDIEGMNYDDLDSVSKLHKTQRYIDIMKKVENALDKGSDVSSQSITLEDDPEYQLIVECNALSVDIENEIIIIHTFIRDKYRLKFPELESLVHHPIDYARVVKKIGNEVDLTLVDLEGLLPSAIIMVISVTASTTSGKPLPEDVLAKTIEGCDRALMLDESKKKVLEFVESRMGYIAPNLSAIVGSAVAAKLMGTAGGLASLAKMPACNVQVLGTKKKINAGFSSTSQKHVGYIEQTEVFQTTPPGLKMRACRLLSAKSTLAARVDSIRGDPSGSTGRTYREEIRKKIEKWQEPPPAKQPKPLPVPDSEPKKKRGGRRLRKMKERYAITDMRKLANRMQFGIPEESSLGDGLGEGYGMLGQAGNGKLRVSVGQSKLAAKVAKKFKGKQYSSGGATSGLTSSLAFTPVQGIDLIDPQADANRLGSGTQSTYFSETGTFSKINRI